A window of the Gorilla gorilla gorilla isolate KB3781 chromosome 8, NHGRI_mGorGor1-v2.1_pri, whole genome shotgun sequence genome harbors these coding sequences:
- the NEUROG3 gene encoding neurogenin-3, producing MTPQPSGAPTVQVTRETERSFPRASEDEVTCPTSAPPSPTRTRGNCAEAEEGGCRGAPRKLRARRGGRSRPKSELALSKQRRSRRKKANDRERNRMHNLNSALDALRGVLPTFPDDAKLTKIETLRFAHNYIWALTQTLRIADHSLYALESPAPHCGELGSPGGSPGDWGSLYSPVSQAGSLSPAASLEERPGLLGASSSACLSPGTLAFSDFL from the coding sequence ATGACGCCTCAGCCCTCGGGTGCGCCCACTGTCCAAGTGACCCGTGAGACGGAGCGGTCCTTCCCCAGAGCCTCGGAAGACGAAGTGACCTGCCCCACGTCCGCCCCGCCCAGCCCCACTCGCACACGGGGGAACTGCGCGGAGGCGGAAGAGGGGGGCTGCCGAGGGGCCCCGAGGAAGCTTCGGGCACGGCGCGGCGGGCGCAGCCGGCCTAAGAGCGAGTTAGCACTGAGCAAGCAGCGACGGAGTCGGCGAAAGAAGGCCAACGACCGCGAGCGCAATCGAATGCACAACCTCAACTCGGCACTGGACGCCCTGCGCGGTGTCCTGCCCACCTTCCCAGACGACGCGAAGCTCACCAAGATCGAGACGCTGCGCTTCGCCCACAACTACATCTGGGCGCTGACTCAAACGCTGCGCATAGCGGACCACAGCTTGTACGCGCTGGAGTCGCCGGCGCCGCACTGCGGGGAGCTGGGCAGCCCAGGCGGTTCCCCCGGGGACTGGGGGTCCctctactccccagtctcccaggctggcagCCTGAGCCCCGCCGCGTCGCTGGAGGAGCGACCCGGGCTGCTGGGGGCCTCCTCTTCcgcctgcttgagcccaggcactCTGGCTTTCTCAGATTTTCTGTGA